From a single Methylacidiphilum kamchatkense Kam1 genomic region:
- the nrdR gene encoding transcriptional regulator NrdR: MKCMKCGNMEDKVIDSRPIKEGRSIRRRRECLQCGFRFTTYEEIQEIELLVKKRNGLIEPFDRNKLMLGIQKALEKRPIDQAQIEDFVDQIIEECSTEKSSIIPSYLIGTKVMNKLKTIDEVAFIRFASVYCKFHDAEDFMNVISELKMNEARSKDIPMLSPAASQ; encoded by the coding sequence ATGAAATGTATGAAATGCGGAAATATGGAGGATAAGGTTATTGACTCCAGGCCAATAAAAGAGGGCAGATCGATTCGAAGACGTAGAGAATGCTTACAATGTGGATTTCGGTTCACGACCTATGAAGAAATCCAAGAAATTGAACTTTTAGTCAAAAAAAGAAATGGTTTGATTGAACCTTTTGATAGAAATAAGCTGATGCTAGGAATTCAAAAAGCATTGGAAAAAAGGCCAATAGATCAAGCTCAAATTGAAGATTTTGTTGATCAAATTATAGAAGAATGTAGTACCGAAAAGTCTTCCATTATTCCATCCTACTTGATTGGCACAAAAGTCATGAACAAACTGAAAACTATTGACGAAGTAGCTTTTATCCGTTTTGCTTCTGTCTATTGTAAATTTCACGATGCGGAAGATTTTATGAACGTTATTTCAGAACTTAAAATGAATGAAGCTCGATCTAAAGATATTCCTATGCTTTCTCCCGCTGCTTCCCAATAG
- a CDS encoding histidine triad nucleotide-binding protein — translation MPSLFSQIIARKIPADILYEDSQCVAFRDIHPVAKVHVLIVPRKEIPRLGEASEEDIPLLGHLLLTANKVAAQLGIFHSGFRVIINNGPDAGESIPHLHVHLIGGEPLGWGHGGTNI, via the coding sequence ATGCCTTCCCTTTTCAGTCAAATCATCGCTAGGAAAATACCAGCCGATATCCTCTATGAGGATAGCCAGTGCGTTGCGTTTCGTGATATACATCCCGTAGCCAAAGTTCACGTTCTTATTGTGCCTAGGAAAGAAATTCCAAGACTTGGCGAAGCCTCGGAGGAGGATATTCCCCTTTTAGGACATCTTCTTTTGACAGCTAATAAAGTCGCCGCTCAGCTAGGAATTTTTCATTCTGGATTTAGAGTCATTATCAATAATGGTCCAGATGCAGGAGAAAGCATACCTCATCTTCATGTTCATTTGATTGGAGGAGAACCACTAGGTTGGGGACATGGGGGGACCAATATTTAA
- a CDS encoding glycosyltransferase, with protein MLKAIKASNRICWITRVDSKKELADYYRSADLFIHPGIVETFGLVTIESQACGCPVVGFRGTHMEDLVEEGFSEYWADRKDFRSLAEAVEKMRTLDLRTIGKNLALNVHQKYSWKRSFEKLWYYYYEAISNSFIQKSALKYAS; from the coding sequence ATTCTCAAAGCGATAAAAGCCTCTAATAGAATCTGTTGGATTACAAGAGTAGATTCGAAAAAAGAACTTGCCGATTATTATCGGTCTGCAGATCTTTTCATTCATCCTGGAATCGTTGAGACTTTTGGATTAGTGACCATCGAAAGCCAAGCTTGTGGCTGTCCAGTAGTGGGATTCCGTGGAACGCATATGGAGGATTTAGTCGAAGAAGGATTCAGTGAGTACTGGGCAGATAGAAAAGATTTTCGTTCCTTAGCTGAAGCTGTAGAAAAAATGCGAACATTAGATTTAAGAACAATCGGGAAAAACCTTGCGTTGAATGTTCATCAAAAATACAGCTGGAAAAGATCATTTGAGAAACTCTGGTATTACTATTATGAAGCTATTTCGAATTCTTTCATACAGAAAAGCGCTCTTAAATATGCTAGCTAA
- a CDS encoding cysteine desulfurase family protein, whose amino-acid sequence MERSIDKLIFLDHQSVSPVFKEALELFYHYSLEPFSPTSIHQLGIQSKKTLESSLESFSSFIGCSPNELVFTGGIWEAIILGIEGFWRKNSLKGKHILTSPIEQRPILLLLDKLKREGAQLTFLPVNQEGMIDPKAIEELSTPQTILCCLQWVNPEIGTIQKIKEAAEICEKNSIALFCDGSYAGGWIPIDLKKIPISLLALNPNQFNGPKGIGVLYIRQGIEIEPIIPGLNRELGLWGGTENMASIVAAAKAAEITTNIFKEKIEKIGYFQKMIWERISTSIPLVSLNGPELGPNRSIQNLNISPEFIGGEAQVLSCDMKGVLLSSGPSCVQKNLRISHVFKAVGLEYQKAMSSVRISLGITTTKEEIERFLDIYIGVVTKLREMSIGWKKFLSKKSSE is encoded by the coding sequence ATGGAGCGTTCTATAGACAAACTAATTTTTTTGGATCACCAATCTGTTTCTCCTGTTTTTAAAGAGGCTCTAGAACTTTTCTATCACTATTCCCTCGAACCTTTTTCCCCCACCAGTATCCATCAACTGGGGATTCAATCAAAAAAGACCTTAGAATCATCTTTAGAGTCTTTTAGTTCTTTTATTGGATGTTCTCCCAATGAACTCGTATTTACTGGTGGCATATGGGAAGCGATTATCCTTGGAATTGAAGGGTTTTGGAGAAAAAATTCGCTCAAAGGCAAACATATTCTGACAAGCCCTATCGAACAAAGACCTATTTTGTTGCTTTTAGATAAGCTAAAAAGGGAGGGTGCCCAACTTACCTTTTTGCCAGTAAATCAGGAAGGAATGATTGACCCCAAAGCAATCGAAGAGCTATCAACTCCACAAACCATCCTTTGCTGTCTTCAATGGGTTAATCCTGAAATAGGAACCATTCAAAAGATAAAGGAAGCTGCTGAAATTTGTGAAAAAAACAGTATAGCTTTATTTTGCGATGGTTCTTATGCTGGAGGCTGGATTCCCATTGACTTAAAAAAAATCCCTATTTCGCTTTTGGCTCTTAATCCTAATCAATTCAACGGGCCCAAAGGAATTGGGGTACTTTATATCAGACAAGGAATAGAAATAGAACCGATTATTCCAGGGCTCAATAGAGAGTTAGGGTTATGGGGAGGAACAGAAAATATGGCTTCCATTGTGGCTGCTGCTAAAGCAGCTGAAATTACGACAAATATTTTTAAAGAAAAAATAGAAAAAATTGGTTATTTTCAAAAAATGATCTGGGAAAGAATTTCTACTAGCATCCCATTGGTATCTCTCAACGGTCCAGAACTTGGTCCAAACCGTTCCATCCAGAATTTGAATATAAGTCCCGAATTTATTGGAGGAGAAGCACAGGTATTAAGTTGTGATATGAAAGGAGTTTTGCTTTCAAGCGGGCCTAGTTGTGTACAAAAAAATTTGAGAATTTCCCATGTATTTAAAGCTGTGGGGTTGGAGTACCAAAAGGCTATGTCCAGTGTAAGAATCAGTTTGGGAATTACTACAACCAAAGAAGAAATCGAAAGATTTCTTGATATTTATATCGGAGTGGTTACCAAACTCAGAGAGATGTCTATTGGTTGGAAAAAATTTCTTTCTAAAAAGAGTAGCGAATGA
- a CDS encoding phosphatase PAP2 family protein has protein sequence MKNEWFRFYQLSKKKCLAVFEALKNLPPTIKFGFPLVWLLSVILAFQLDFLFYSFFIIKGDSLFHTFAEKISYWGDFPQGTIPLCVSIYFLGILFKKEKLKEVAIGCFFSALIAGALVDLGRNILGRARPSASATEAIQELGYIPLPIVSFQRIHPNGSLVDGFYGIQWLTMFHGFPSGHAATSMATAASFLGQMPKLGYFLVFLALLVCWSRMALGRHYFSDVVAGGLVGFLLGFIFSKSEIQNYGVAFQKIEK, from the coding sequence ATGAAAAATGAATGGTTTCGGTTTTATCAACTTTCAAAAAAGAAATGTTTAGCTGTTTTTGAAGCTCTTAAAAATCTACCACCAACAATAAAATTTGGTTTTCCATTAGTCTGGCTTTTAAGTGTTATTCTAGCATTTCAGCTTGATTTTCTATTTTACAGTTTTTTTATAATAAAAGGAGATTCTCTTTTTCACACTTTTGCTGAAAAAATAAGTTATTGGGGTGACTTTCCTCAAGGAACAATTCCTCTTTGCGTGAGCATCTATTTTTTAGGAATTTTATTTAAAAAAGAGAAATTGAAAGAAGTAGCCATTGGATGTTTTTTTTCGGCCCTTATAGCTGGAGCATTGGTTGATTTAGGAAGAAATATCTTAGGACGCGCCCGACCTTCGGCAAGTGCAACCGAAGCCATACAAGAATTAGGATATATCCCTTTGCCTATTGTTAGTTTTCAAAGAATCCATCCAAATGGTTCTCTAGTTGATGGCTTTTATGGCATCCAGTGGTTGACCATGTTCCATGGATTTCCTTCTGGACATGCAGCAACTTCCATGGCAACAGCAGCTAGTTTTTTAGGACAAATGCCTAAGTTAGGATATTTTCTGGTTTTTTTGGCCCTTTTAGTTTGTTGGTCCAGAATGGCATTAGGGAGACATTATTTTTCAGATGTTGTAGCGGGTGGTCTAGTGGGATTTCTATTGGGATTCATATTTAGCAAATCGGAAATCCAAAATTATGGAGTTGCTTTTCAAAAGATTGAAAAATGA